Proteins co-encoded in one candidate division KSB1 bacterium genomic window:
- a CDS encoding glycoside hydrolase family 127 protein, producing MLVNRRGFMTSMGAGALTTLLVPAIGESFSAPRARVPWRAPRGKGLRPPLLTPLPASAIRPLGWLRAQLRIQAEGLTGHLDEFWPDVAHSKWFGGDAEGWERAPYWLDGLIPLAWLLEDATLKEKATARIEQILAGQREDGWYGTYVPPDQSATKQYDIWAFFLMNKVLVHYHELTGDDRALQAVLRCLKAMDQHLRHYPLFNWGKFRWFEDLIAVYYAYRHTGEVWLLDLARLHHEQGFDYPSFYRQEDVTVPTPRRGLWKWTKHVVNTAMAVKSGALWWQLSGAPQDRHFPAEMIALLDRYHGQVNGMFSGDECLAGKNPLQGTELCAVVEMMYSLEQLVSILGEAALADRLERIAFNALPATFSPDMWAHQYDQQVNQVQCTINEEHLWTTNGPESNIYGLEPNFGCCTANMHQGWPKLAAHLWMRTPDQGLAAVAYAPSAVVAQVKGKPVTVTLETDYPFREQLSFVIDSKEPVRFPLWLRIPAWAEGAKVDVPGLVSSPLRPGSFAKIEREWRGSTRLTLELPMRPRVEQRYNDAVAIVRGPLVFSLLIGEEWQQVNQDKPYRQPPHADWEVRPTTPWNYALRVDAANPEHSLSFEERPVGSPPFSPQGAGIVAKAKGRRLPNWKLQHGWAGETPPSPVHSEQPLEDVTLIPYGCSNIRITEFPQLVE from the coding sequence ATGCTTGTGAACAGGCGCGGCTTCATGACCTCCATGGGAGCAGGGGCCTTGACAACGCTTCTCGTGCCTGCTATAGGGGAAAGCTTTTCGGCGCCACGGGCACGGGTTCCCTGGCGCGCGCCGCGAGGTAAGGGCCTGCGCCCGCCGCTCCTGACCCCCCTGCCTGCCTCGGCCATTCGCCCTCTGGGTTGGTTGCGCGCTCAGCTGCGCATCCAGGCCGAAGGCCTGACTGGCCACCTGGACGAATTCTGGCCCGATGTGGCCCACAGCAAATGGTTCGGCGGCGACGCCGAAGGCTGGGAACGCGCCCCCTACTGGCTGGACGGTCTCATCCCCCTGGCCTGGCTCTTGGAGGACGCGACGCTCAAAGAGAAAGCGACCGCCCGCATCGAGCAGATCCTCGCCGGCCAACGCGAGGACGGCTGGTACGGCACCTATGTGCCCCCGGACCAGAGCGCCACAAAACAGTACGACATCTGGGCATTTTTCCTGATGAACAAGGTGCTCGTCCACTACCACGAGCTCACCGGTGACGACCGTGCCCTGCAGGCAGTGCTGCGCTGCCTGAAAGCCATGGACCAGCACCTGCGCCACTATCCCCTGTTCAACTGGGGCAAGTTCCGCTGGTTCGAGGACCTCATTGCCGTCTACTACGCCTATCGCCACACGGGCGAGGTGTGGCTCCTCGACCTGGCCCGCCTCCACCACGAGCAGGGGTTTGACTATCCAAGCTTCTACCGCCAGGAGGACGTGACCGTCCCTACGCCGCGTCGCGGCCTGTGGAAATGGACCAAGCACGTGGTGAACACCGCCATGGCCGTCAAGTCGGGAGCCCTCTGGTGGCAACTGAGCGGCGCGCCCCAGGACAGGCACTTCCCTGCGGAGATGATCGCCCTGCTGGACCGCTACCATGGGCAGGTGAACGGCATGTTCAGCGGCGACGAATGCCTGGCGGGCAAGAATCCCCTGCAAGGCACTGAGCTGTGCGCCGTGGTGGAGATGATGTACTCGTTGGAACAGCTGGTGTCCATCTTAGGGGAGGCGGCGCTCGCCGACCGCTTGGAGAGAATCGCCTTCAACGCGCTGCCGGCGACCTTCTCGCCGGACATGTGGGCCCACCAGTACGACCAACAGGTCAACCAAGTGCAATGCACCATCAACGAGGAGCATCTCTGGACCACGAACGGGCCAGAGTCGAACATCTACGGCCTGGAGCCGAACTTTGGCTGCTGCACGGCCAACATGCACCAGGGGTGGCCAAAGTTGGCGGCCCACCTGTGGATGCGCACCCCTGACCAAGGGCTGGCCGCGGTGGCCTACGCCCCGAGCGCCGTGGTCGCACAAGTCAAGGGCAAGCCGGTCACCGTGACCTTGGAGACCGATTATCCCTTCCGGGAGCAGCTGTCGTTTGTCATCGACAGCAAAGAGCCGGTGCGTTTCCCTCTCTGGTTGCGCATCCCGGCGTGGGCCGAGGGGGCAAAGGTGGATGTGCCAGGACTGGTTTCTTCGCCCCTGCGCCCGGGGAGCTTTGCCAAAATCGAACGGGAATGGCGAGGCAGCACTCGCCTGACCCTGGAACTCCCCATGCGGCCTCGCGTGGAGCAGCGCTACAACGACGCCGTCGCCATCGTGCGCGGTCCGCTGGTGTTCTCCTTGCTGATTGGCGAGGAGTGGCAGCAGGTGAATCAAGACAAGCCGTATCGGCAGCCGCCGCACGCCGACTGGGAGGTCCGTCCTACCACGCCGTGGAACTATGCCTTGCGGGTAGATGCCGCTAACCCGGAGCACTCCCTGTCCTTCGAAGAGCGCCCGGTGGGCTCGCCGCCCTTTTCGCCGCAAGGGGCAGGCATTGTGGCCAAGGCGAAGGGGAGACGACTCCCCAACTGGAAGCTGCAACACGGCTGGGCAGGTGAAACACCGCCAAGCCCAGTGCATTCCGAGCAGCCGCTCGAGGATGTCACTTTGATCCCCTACGGCTGCAGCAACATCCGCATCACCGAGTTCCCGCAGCTGGTCGAGTAG